CGTGACGCATCTTCCAACAGAGACACCATCTGGACGGGCGCGGAGATCGTGCCCGGCAAATGGCGAGATATCGCCCTGCACGTCAAATTCTCCACGGACCCCGCGATTGGGTTCGTCCAGATCTGGGAGGATGGTCAGCCGCAGCAGTTGGTAGGGGGCAATGGGACCACGGTCTTTTACCGCACGCTTAACCGGGAGGTCAATTATGATGGTACTCCGAATACCGTCGTCCTCAACCAATACCGCAGCAAGGACACCGGATACGACTCGGTAACACTTTATCACGATTCAGTCAAGGTTGGAACCAGTCTGGAGGATGTTTCGCCGTAGCAGGACCACGAGGATGAGAGAATTGTTGAAGGGTGCTCGGACCAAGAGCATATTCGCAAAGAAATAACAAGCGGTATCAACATATAGTCATAGCTACTGTGGAATGTAATTGTTTCAGAATTGAACCTGTGCTGAAGAACCCGTCTAATCAGGAATTGAAAATGAGATTGGAGATCCTTGGGGGTCTTCAGAAGCCCATCAAACTCGCATAAGCGGTCTCATGTTTATACCTCCATCTTTAAATATCAGCACGAGACAATCCCAACATTACCCCGAATGTATGATGAATCTAAGATTTTTCTCTTAGAGTACATAGTACTGAGATGGCTGATCATTCAATCAGAAAAAATAGACCTTCCGGGTAGTAAGACCATCACTGATGAACGAAATCGAACCATATAAGAATAGAGACAAGATCGTCGCTGGATTCGCGACAGGTTCATACAATATACATAATTCAAATATCCCAAAACACAAACCAATACCGAATACCAACGAAGAGACAGAAGGCATGCCCGGCCAGGCCagaaatttaataaattaagtgAGCGCTGCTTACAGTACAGGACCAAACCCCGTGAGCTCGAAACCCATGGTGGAAACTATAGAAGTCTAATGAGAGCATGGCCTTTGGACACTCAAGCTTCACTGCTGTATGTTCGCGCCGCAGCTTGCTACGCCTCGGCATTAATCGTATCGACGACCGCTTCGTAcgctggcttcttctggAAATTTTCATCCCACAGgacagcagctccttctcccggATAGAACTGAGGAAGCCAATTATACTTGTCGGAGAATCCCTGGGGGAAAATGCATTAGCCCCAATCACTCTGCAACATGCAAGAGGAAATGGATGGTCGGGCTCCTATAGGCGTACTCACCCAAACAGTCATCCCCACGCATCGATCCACCGCCATGCAAGAACCAACCACTTTGGCCCAGTCATCAGCCTGCACCTTCAACTTCTCTTCAGTCGGCGGTAGATTCATGCGGATATCAAGCTCAGTATACGCCACATCGACACCGAGACCGGTAAACGACTCCAGGGTATTAATCAAATCTTCCTTGGAAGGAACTGTGCGTGGTGAAGTGGCAGTGATTTCAGAGGACAAATGAGCCTGGAAGCCGACACCATCGATTTGAACACCATAGGACTGAATTAGCTCCACGATCCGGCGTGCGCCTTCGGTCTTATTGTTGCCATACTCCAGGTCAAAATCGTTATAGTAGAGTTTAGCCCCTGGATCCGCCTCGGCAGCAGCGCGAAAGGCAATTGGGATGAACGCCTCTCCAATAGTTCGGTACCAGACGGAATCTCGAAAAGTACCATTGTCATTAATGGCTGCTCATCGTCTATCAGCTTCCAAGAATTATAAGGCTCTGGTTGTAGGAATAGATCACCCACCCTCGTTGACAACGTCCCATCGGGAACATTTGCCTTTGTATTTACCAGCGACATTCTTAATATGATTCGTCATAACGCCGATCAAAGTCGCGTTGTCCCATTTGCCGTTCACGACCCAACAGGGAAGTCTGCTGTGCCAGACCAAGTTGTGGCAGTGGATTTGCTGCCCATTTGCCACGGCAACATCAACCACGGCATCTGCGGCTTCCCATTCGAAGTGGTTTTGAGTGGGCTCTGTCAAATCCCATTTCATGGCATTCTCCGGGGTGACAGAACCAAATTCCGCTGTATTGTCGAGTAGACGGCGCTCGGCTTCGTCTTTGCGGACTGTCAGTGCAGTGCCGAACCATTCCTTGCCTTTCTCATTGACTGCTGTGTTCAATCCGCGCCTAAGATTTCGTGTGAGCTAGAGTAGCCAGACTGGAGTATTTTCACATacgggtggtggtggcgtGCAGACATGACTAGGCCAGCGAAGGCCATCACAGCCACACCGGGAGAATTCAGACGCATTTCTGTCTTTTTTGTGTTGAGTGCAACTAGAACGTGTCGTGGTCGATCTGAGACGAATGATGTAGCGCAGTCTGGaacgaagcagcagcaagaacaaccaTATTTATGAACTTTCAACAGCAGGTTGGGGTCCTTCTCCACTTCCTAGGAGCGGGAGAGGGTATCACTCCCTGGACCAGGATTCCTACGGGAAAGCAGGCGAAGCACTGCTCAGGGCCTCGGATATACTCCCTCCGAAATTTGCATAGTTCCCCCGAGATCGTGCATCCCACGCCGACTGCGGGAAAAGTGAACTGCGGAGGAGAAAGCGGGTGGCGGAGGAAGCCCCAAGCGGCCAACTACTGTGACTCCACACGCAGCGTCATCGGGGCACTGAGGTCCCATTTTGCCAAGACGAAGGGCTTAGATCTCGCCGGAGCTGGTTATGGTGGCAAGTACTCTAGTATACATTGAGGTTCCGTTCTCATGGTGCGGTTCCGTCAACCCGCGCCGTCCAGTTTGCCCCCTTTTCATCACCCTGTGAGCTGCATTCGAGCCCGCAATCGGGGCTATCGCGGATTCAAATTATACTTGGCTATCATTACTTCTATTATTCATTCATTGCTTGCTTCCTGTCTCCTCCTAGTTGACCCAGTATTCTTCTGGTGCTGGTTTGAAAGACAGTTTGACCTTCGCTTCTACTAAGGTTACCACGATAACACCTCTGGTGGAAATGGTTGCGGCCCCGGACCTTGATCCAGAAGATTCTGAAGAGACAGCCTCATCGGAAGTAGGCTCGGGGGAATTCCCATCATACCCGAAGTCACTAAGTGTGAATCAGTTGCCGGTTGATGCCGCTCCTGCGTTCAAGGAGCAGCCTTCGTCAGACTCATGCCCGGTAATTACCCCGGGCTCTAATAGATGTGATGGAACCCACTAACATTCTCCACAACAAGCAATGCGTCTGAAACTATATGCCACACGGGGGACTTTTTATTTCTCTGGTTTAGGTTGAATTCGTCAACATAATGTGATCCGTAGTGTTGATCTTCTGTTGGGGTACTATCCGGAGAGTCAAAACTCGCCATGACTGGCATATGAGAGAGCaaactcttttttttttgagcCCACAGAGCCTCGATTGAGACAATTATTTGATTACAACATACTCTGAGGAAGAAGTACACGCTTGCTTATCCATTGAATGGCTGACCGATACACATTTCGTCCCCTTTCAGACCAGGTAAGTGGTAGCCACTCCTATCATCCGACAGTGCCTATCAAAGGGGAATAATTTAATGACCGTCCGAGCTCTGGCCAATTTTAGGGCTCCCCGGAATCTCCATGGGCTGCCGATGCCTCTCGGAGTTCCCGCAAGATCATCGTTTGGGACACGCCGACTGACTCTTCATGCATGGTCGTTCTGGTCAACGAACAAGTCAAACAATTGTTCCGCCAGGTACTGGGACGCCCGAATTCATCCGCCGCCCGATCAATCCTAGCAAATTTCCCAACAATCCCCGAGCCAAGCTGGGCCGCTTGTTTACAAGAGGTCCTTCCAGTGCAATACCTTCTCGTCGCGCTGAAAGAGCTCACCGTGGTGGCACCACACCATCTCGACGTTCGACAAGCTGTACAAGAAGCCGGCATGCTAGTAAAGGACGAGGCATTGAAGTTTATCCAGGCTATGCCCCGAGAAGAGACTTATTCAAATCCAATGGCTACTATCATGGCGATGGACTGCTTTTTGGCACTGGGGCTCCATGTGCCAACATTCTACCTCGTCGCCAAGGGCTTCCTGCTTGATTTTCTGGATGACTCCGGAGGAGCGATGTTGCTTCTCAGAGGCTTTGATGGTGGCATGTACTCAGCTCAGTTCTCATTTTTGATGTTCAAGAACGTGCTAAATTACTACCGCCACAATAAACCCGGAGCGCTGAATCCGTAGGTAACATGGGTCAAGCCAGACAGTACGTGTGCTGGACATCACGCTCCAGCCCTCATATCAAGCATGACCTGTCTTAAAAAGTGCTTTCAACAAATGCAAATCTCATGATCCATCCATGAATCTTATTTGAAAGCGCTTAGTCCTGACGAGTATCATGAGGATTGAAAACTGCCCCGCTACGAAGGTGGGCTTCATCAAGAGAAACACCAAACCCACCTCCCAATTGATGGCCGCTCTAGGTAGCTGTGGGCGTCTGACCTCCACGTAGAAGTGCTAACAGGATGTCGGCACCTCCAGGAGGGAGTGTGAAACGGCATGGCCTGGGGTTCGAGTGCGACAGCGCTTGAGGCCAGGGTACGAGGGCAGAACTGTTCACTACCTAGCTCGGGAAGCCTTATCTGAAAGCATGAgggtttatatatataataaattctgTATACAAAGCTCTATTGTCTACTTGATTAATAGTACTAAGCTCTCCATTTGACAAGAATTCTTCTGGGCATTTGCAGGGATTTTATAGTGGCTCATGAGGGATGAAATACTCTTTATCTCAAATAGAGCCCATAGCAGAGAAAGATCAGTAGCTCCCTAAAGAACGTGTTAAGCTAGGCCTTTGCATCTTCAATACATCTCAGCCATTTCCCAAGGTATTATCTGGCTACCTAAGTTTGCTGACACCTTTCTCTCACCCGCATGAGCAAGCCGTCTTTGATTCCCTAGATCAGAGCATTGGATCAGTATTCACCTACGCACCGATAGGACACACCGTGATCTTACCATATTCATAGCAGCAAGTGGCTCGTATGTCTTGCTGTGATTCTCAAGGATGACATCGAACCGCTGGAGAATGGCAGTTGTGATGGCGATGCCCTCGTACGTGGCAAGAGCGCGTCCGAGACAGCTGCGCGGCCCAGCATTCCAAGAATGATACTCTGTTATTTGTTAGCTTGaatttgttttttttttttttttttttttccatcGGCGCCGGCTTAGCTTACTGAAAGGGCTGTACGAAATACTTTCGCCGTTGTCTTTAAACCATCGGAGAGGATTGAAGACGGTGGCGTCTTCTCCCCAGACTTCAGGCATGCGAGAGAGAACATAATTTTGGTAGGTTACTACGTCACCCCTATTGGCGATTAGCCATGATTACTCCAAATCAGTGTCACAAGTATGAAAAGGCGCTTACTTTTTAATATGTCGGGCAGGCATATTGAGTTCGGGCACTGCCGGAAGAATATCATCTCCCGCCGCCTCTATCTGGCCAGCTGGAGAAACAGTGTCAAGGCGAACGGTTTCGTCCCACATGGCATTCGTAAAGCGTAATTTCTGGAAAGCAGGGTGTCAGCGAATTAAGCGAATGATCTAGCTTAAGTTGCTGGCATACCGACGTATCCCCGTATTCAAGGAAGGTATTTGTAAAGCCAAGTTCCTGGGCCTCTGTTTGCATCTTTTTCACAGCATCAAGATGTTTGTTTTCTCTATGGTGAATCTCCTTCATAAACCATGTGATGGTAAATGCAGTCGTATCTCCTGTGTGGACAAGTCTGTCAGCAAATCAACCCACCTGGCGAAACATGTAGGACAACTGACGGCCAGCGGACAAGAACGCGAACACCATTCCGCCCAGCGTATATATATCAGTTGTTGACTGTATGAATATGTCCAGAAGATCAAGTCCCGCGTCTGGGTTTGGCTTATAGCCATTCTCCATCGCGTCAAGCCGCTTTTTGATAAAACCATCAATCCGCTCGTAGAACAGGCGCACGGCTCTCTTTGTTATCTTGTCCTCGCCAGAAAGCCTTTCAGTCATCCTCCATAGCGGATCACGCCTTCGTCTATCAAACACTGTGCCGCGTCCCGCGTCCATATTAGTCACCGTCGTAAGAGacaaaaaaaataaaaataaacgGGAGTTACCCACAGTGGGTGGCCTCATCGAAGGCTTTGACATAATCCGGCGTAGTCTGGAGACTCTCGGGGCTCTCTGACATGACCTCCAGAGCGAGCTCGTCCTCGTGGAATGCCATACTGAGGAAAATACAGATCATAAAGCGTCCCATTAAATCCTGGAAATCGAATGTCTTTTGCTCCTTGGCTAAATTAGAGAGAAGTTGCAGCAGAATATCAAGCCAGCGATGGAGGGTTCGCGTGATGTGATTGTCAAAATTCTGTTTGCTGAATACTCGAAGGGCCGCCTTGCGCTGTAATTGCCACTCTTTGCCATCAGAGACAAAGATGCCGGTTCTATGTAACTCCCTGAATACATTCCGGTTGAAGTTACCACGTATGTAGTTTTTATTGTTGTGCTTTTGGATATGCTCAAGGTATGTAGGATGATTGATAACATGCATGCGGAAGAAAGGGAGTGTCAGCTCGTAGGCAGGGCCGTATCGCTGGTAAAGAGACCACCAAGCCTTGCAGCTTGCAGCGCCGCGGACCTGGAGTTCCTGGGCATTTCCTATGAAAGGCTTGCCTTTTGGACCACCAATCCATTTTTCGTTggctgaggaggatgccCAGAAGCCCCTGTTGCGGTAAGCCCAGCAGATTCCTGTAGCTTGGTCAattctttactttttctttGTCGCATCATGCTCCTGGGTGCCTGTAAAACAACTCACCGGTGACTATAAACAGGAAAACCACGGCAGCGAATTTCAATACTGCAACCACCGAGACATGTTGGAGCAACGGGTTGGTTTTGGGTGGACTATTCATGTTCTCGGGTCGTATTAGTCGATGTCGGTGTCGATGCCAATACCAATGAACAAAACGGGCCGCTGTTTGGGATCCGCGTTGCAGAAAAAGGGAACAGTAAAAACCATTTCATGATATAAATCCTGTACCCGGACACTATCACCACGGGCTGGAATTTAACACCCGCAAAGACTCTTCTAGCCATGCCGTTTGACTGCCGGTTTATCCACTCCGGCCGCAGTACTTGACGAACGGACGGATATTTGTGGCGATTTCCCCTCCAGATAGGCGAGGAGGGATGGGACATCCACTCCTGACGAGTATAACGGCGAACGGAAAACCCTGCTGTATGCTTCGGGCTGCGGTTAGATCCGGTGACACGTTTCACAGTGGGCCGGCCAATTTTCGATGACCCGGGCTGCTCAGCTGCGGTTTGGGTTGGGGTTCCAATGGGCCTCCACGATCAATTTACTATTGAAGCAGACTATCTGTTCCGTGCGGAAGACTGCCGTATATCCGTGCTTACCCGTCTCAACTGTTCCCGGGAACCTGGCAACCCAGGGACAAAGGCCCGTTGGAACTTAGCGGTATCGGAAAGGATTATACACCTGCCGTACTCCGCCCAAATTCCAATGTTAGGAATAAGGGTGCTGGCACTGTATTGACTTATTAGGTTATGTGGGGACTCTAGTCTTACAGTACCTCTATTCcttaatttagatatatattcactGTATGGCGCTACCTTGGATTTGCAATCACAAAGTTACTGGTAAAGCATTCTTTGCATGGGAAAACAATAAGACGGCTGATGTTGTTGCcggatatatataaatcGGGAGGTTGACAATGAGCACGTGCTAGATTTTCGAATCTTAGTAGTATTTGACCACTTAGTTTAATACTTCCTATACTACACGCCTTGGGCGTGCATTTGCCTAACAGATTATATATGGTATCTTCTTTACACCGCCAGTCTTAAACCGGTTATGTGAATAGTTAAGGTTTGCGGGGTAAATAACCTTGTTTCTGGTTGGCTGTTGAACAGacgtttctttttcctgcTCCCCACGGGTGAAGAAGCCCAAGTTGACTCGCGTGAAAGGTCTCATGCCAGAAATATGTCCATATCCGTTCCGAGCAGGAAACTGTCGGATGCCCGTGCATATCCGTCTTATCCGTTCTTGGGTATGTATGGAcatgggctggctggagctTCGTGGTTTTGGAAAGGAAATGCACCTGGATACAACGAAATCTCGCCTACTCTCCATGATATCCATCTAGCGAGACGAGCGTGTGGTTATTGATAATATTGGtctatctttcttcttgtttatAATATGACCCAAGGCCGTGAAAGGCCTGAGggataaataataataaatattcttatcCACTTTTCCCCCACTTATCCATTCACCCGTTTATCCAATCTACTCACAAAAGCCATTTTCCTGACATCGCCTTCATCCCAGTAACAGTTCAGGGAGAAACCTGCTTGAATTATCTGGACCGAAGTTATTTTGCGAAGGCTTCTTGGCGCGGCCACAGAGTTGTGTATTTTTGTTGAGCTCTTCGGGGCGCCGATTATATAAGGACAGATGGGACGGCAATAACTGACCCGAATAGTCTGACAGATATCCCTGCCAGCTGACCATTTGGCCCATATCACCAGTACCCGACCACGAATACAGCAACCCATTGCCTGGCATGGAGTGGAGAGGCTATCTCTATTTGGCAGTGCTGCTGGCCCTACTGGGGACGAACCTGCCCATCAGTCTCATTGGCGGCCTGATCGGGAAAACACAAATTGACAAAGAAACGCTTCTTCGTTGGGCCGACCGTATGCCGCTCAACAATGAGAACTGCGTTGTAAGCAAAGTGGCTGACGCTTGTGAGGACGTCGCAATCCACTACGCGACCAACACAGCCTTCCTAGCCTGCGGCAATGGAAAGGAGCGCGCGCTGTGGTATCCTGGGGCCGGAATGCGTTCTGCGAAGCAGCGCTCGGAAGTGTCTTTTCGGGAGTCTTTATTCAAGTATGATTTTCGATCAGGCGAAACAGTGGAGCTGGTAGTTGTGGGACTGGACGGTGATTTTGTAACGCATGGAATTGACCTATTCCAGTTGCCTAATGTTGAGAACAAGGTGAGATTCTGGCAGGCCTCTTACATTGGCTGGAGAATTCTACAATTATTCATGTGCTGACGCCGACTTTGGAGATTCATGTCTTTGCCGTCCGCCATGCAAGAGAAGGCGACTCAGTCAGCATATTTGAGCATGAGCTTGGCTCCAATGTCGTCAGGCTGATACGAGATGTCAAACACCCTGGTATCAAAACTGCCAATGGCGTTGCGGCCGTTGGAGAACTGCAAGTTACCGATACTAACCCTGCCAATGAGTCACTAAGGCTGATCCAGATATAGCGAGTTCTACGTGACAAACGACCACTACTGGCTCAGCGGGCCCCTGCGACATCTAGAGGAATGGATCGGGCCGTTTGACTGGTCGACTGATGTGCAGCACTGCGATGCGTCACAAGAGGTGAGCCAAGCATGACTCGTCAAAAGAGATTGGTGACTCTGAGGCTGATTTCAAACACAGGTGGTTCGGTGTCGGCAAGTGACGCCGAGATTTCCGGGTGCAAATGGACTCGCAGTGTCTGACGGTCAGATGTTCGTGGGCGATGCCAGAAATGGGACCGTAACAATCTATCGTCTTGGTACGGAACAGGCAGCAAAGTTTGAGCGGCAGATTGTGGGTAACTCGCGATATCTAAACGCTGCTTCTAACTTCTGATTTTAAAGGTGCTCGGGGCCGCTGCAGATAACCTAAAAGTCATTCCCGCGACGGGAGACGTCATCGCCACCGGTACGTACTCTTTGCGCAAGACATAACTCCCGCGGGGCCCCTAAAGTTGTCGCCTAGTCTTCCCAAACATTGAGAACCTGGCCCTCTACCTGCGGAATACGGAGAAACTTGGCAAGGAGATGCCCGTCCCTTCGGCGGCACTGCGGCTGCGCAAAGATCGGGACTTTGAGCCAGAGCTATTTTATTTTGATGACGGGGGCGTGCTGAGTCATATGACAAGCATGGCTGTCGATGCATATAATGAGGTTGCTATCGGCGGATCCGTGCTGCAGACTGGCGGATTTGCTGTTTGTAAATTATCAAAGGCGACAGTCAGGGCTTTGGCTTAGGACTGTGGCTATGGTTCCAAGCTAGTACGGGACACGCGTGTAAAGTTGCTGTCAACATCACAGAACAAATATTCCTCCGAGACAAGATCAAACATATATAGTTCAAGCCTTAGGAGCTTGATTATGGTGAAGATCTGTTGTGGAATAGGCCTCTAACTTTCGGGTGCATGCTGAACTATTGATACAGTACTCACAGCAACAGGAGAACAGATCTTTCTTGGCAAAAACAGTTTGTTGAGATATCTTGCCAAACAAAGGCCCTGCGACCTCAACAGTTGTAACTTAAAGCGTTACCGTCTGATACCTATTATATAGGTAAAATGGAACCCATAGTTGCCACTGGTGCGAATGCACAAAGATTGCCAAATGACCGGGAAAGACAACATAGCATCCTTCTTGGTCATATGCCTGTCTCACACCCAGCGACAGGCCAGCCATTGAATGCACTGGCTTAGCTGCTATTGGCATGTTTAATATGACGGAGCCAGCCGTTCACGGAAGTTGCACCCTCGGGGTATGCTTGGGATCACGGTGAATATCGCCCAGATCACCAACACAAAGCGTTGGTCGCGGCCGCAGGTACTGGTCTTACCCTACTTATGGTGAAGCTCAATAAGGTTAAACCGAAAAGGGCGCATATGGTATCTCAACTATTTCTATCTGAGACAACGCCTTATAGCAAGACTTCTAAGTAAGAAACGTTGGATGTAGGGCAGAACACGCAGAGGGAGAGACGTGATTTGTCACTACTACTATCTTCAAGAAGGAGGGTAGATATTAG
This genomic interval from Aspergillus puulaauensis MK2 DNA, chromosome 7, nearly complete sequence contains the following:
- a CDS encoding putative endo-1,4-beta-xylanase (CAZy:GH10;~COG:G;~EggNog:ENOG410PKIH;~InterPro:IPR017853,IPR001000;~PFAM:PF00331;~antiSMASH:Cluster_7.4;~go_function: GO:0004553 - hydrolase activity, hydrolyzing O-glycosyl compounds [Evidence IEA];~go_process: GO:0005975 - carbohydrate metabolic process [Evidence IEA]) — protein: MRLNSPGVAVMAFAGLVMSARHHHPRGLNTAVNEKGKEWFGTALTVRKDEAERRLLDNTAEFGSVTPENAMKWDLTEPTQNHFEWEAADAVVDVAVANGQQIHCHNLVWHSRLPCWVVNGKWDNATLIGVMTNHIKNVAGKYKGKCSRWDVVNEAINDNGTFRDSVWYRTIGEAFIPIAFRAAAEADPGAKLYYNDFDLEYGNNKTEGARRIVELIQSYGVQIDGVGFQAHLSSEITATSPRTVPSKEDLINTLESFTGLGVDVAYTELDIRMNLPPTEEKLKVQADDWAKVVGSCMAVDRCVGMTVWGFSDKYNWLPQFYPGEGAAVLWDENFQKKPAYEAVVDTINAEA
- a CDS encoding uncharacterized protein (TransMembrane:2 (i144-167o179-202i);~antiSMASH:Cluster_7.4) codes for the protein MADRYTFRPLSDQGSPESPWAADASRSSRKIIVWDTPTDSSCMVVLVNEQVKQLFRQVLGRPNSSAARSILANFPTIPEPSWAACLQEVLPVQYLLVALKELTVVAPHHLDVRQAVQEAGMLVKDEALKFIQAMPREETYSNPMATIMAMDCFLALGLHVPTFYLVAKGFLLDFLDDSGGAMLLLRGFDGGMYSAQFSFLMFKNVLNYYRHNKPGALNP
- a CDS encoding uncharacterized protein (COG:Q;~EggNog:ENOG410PJRV;~InterPro:IPR001128,IPR017972,IPR002401,IPR036396;~PFAM:PF00067;~SMCOG1034:cytochrome P450;~TransMembrane:1 (o12-38i);~antiSMASH:Cluster_7.4;~go_function: GO:0005506 - iron ion binding [Evidence IEA];~go_function: GO:0016705 - oxidoreductase activity, acting on paired donors, with incorporation or reduction of molecular oxygen [Evidence IEA];~go_function: GO:0020037 - heme binding [Evidence IEA];~go_process: GO:0055114 - oxidation-reduction process [Evidence IEA]) produces the protein MNSPPKTNPLLQHVSVVAVLKFAAVVFLFIVTGICWAYRNRGFWASSSANEKWIGGPKGKPFIGNAQELQVRGAASCKAWWSLYQRYGPAYELTLPFFRMHVINHPTYLEHIQKHNNKNYIRGNFNRNVFRELHRTGIFVSDGKEWQLQRKAALRVFSKQNFDNHITRTLHRWLDILLQLLSNLAKEQKTFDFQDLMGRFMICIFLSMAFHEDELALEVMSESPESLQTTPDYVKAFDEATHLFDRRRRDPLWRMTERLSGEDKITKRAVRLFYERIDGFIKKRLDAMENGYKPNPDAGLDLLDIFIQSTTDIYTLGGMVFAFLSAGRDTTAFTITWFMKEIHHRENKHLDAVKKMQTEAQELGFTNTFLEYGDTSKLRFTNAMWDETVRLDTVSPAGQIEAAGDDILPAVPELNMPARHIKKGDVVTYQNYVLSRMPEVWGEDATVFNPLRWFKDNGESISYSPFKYHSWNAGPRSCLGRALATYEGIAITTAILQRFDVILENHSKTYEPLAAMNMGIKDGLLMRVRERCQQT
- a CDS encoding uncharacterized protein (COG:S;~EggNog:ENOG410PK05;~InterPro:IPR011042;~TransMembrane:1 (o6-29i);~antiSMASH:Cluster_7.4); translated protein: MEWRGYLYLAVLLALLGTNLPISLIGGLIGKTQIDKETLLRWADRMPLNNENCVVSKVADACEDVAIHYATNTAFLACGNGKERALWYPGAGMRSAKQRSEVSFRESLFKYDFRSGETVELVVVGLDGDFVTHGIDLFQLPNVENKIHVFAVRHAREGDSVSIFEHELGSNVVRLIRDVKHPGIKTANGVAAVGELQVTDTNPANDGPLRHLEEWIGPFDWSTDVQHCDASQEVVRCRQVTPRFPGANGLAVSDGQMFVGDARNGTVTIYRLGTEQAAKFERQIVLGAAADNLKVIPATGDVIATVFPNIENLALYLRNTEKLGKEMPVPSAALRLRKDRDFEPELFYFDDGGVLSHMTSMAVDAYNEVAIGGSVLQTGGFAVCKLSKATVRALA